In the Neodiprion virginianus isolate iyNeoVirg1 chromosome 2, iyNeoVirg1.1, whole genome shotgun sequence genome, CATGACTTCGTCAGATCCTGTTACTCAGAAATCATCGCATCACAAAGCAACAATTCGTTATGTCGCATCGTTTCGgagatatatttattttttgtcatgATCTACCTGTATTTCCTCTTAAATGGTGTATTATATACTCCAATTACTCCAAGCACCTTTCGTAAGCACCCAGCTACCTCAGAAGAATTGGGTTCATATCCAGATATACAtaacggaaagaaaaagatgaagaacTTGTATATGAAACTGCGGTCAATACGCAAGCCTTTGcaggaaattgaaattatgagCGAAAAATGCCTTAGTAACGTATTCTTTAATGTCCGAAGAATATTAACTTTATATGACGTTTTTCTAATTCGTCCGgtgtatattcaaataaatagtCAAAATTAATGTTTGTAGGTAaggatttatttttgttacatcACGTTTGTGACGTAACCTACGACTAAACCGGGATTAACCACGACATTGCGGATATaaccaaaaagaaaaaaatccaaagaAGTCATACActctaatttttaattaatttcccTAGTATAATTGCCTTTCTATAGGTGGCTGAATAACGAATTGGATACATACTTTTGTATACGCACGTTGTTACATGCATAACGTGGTACACAACACGTATACATTTTCCAGAAGCCACGTGAAGAACAGGTGTGACAACTGTCAAAATGAACTATATAACTTGTTCAAATATCGAtctctttttcaaattctaaatGCACTCAAGCAAAAGTGATTGTAaagtttttccttcgtaaaaaatcaaatcgaatTCCTCCTACTAAAATATGTCGAAACTTGACGAATCCCGcattcaaatatataaatataaagcGAACGATTTCAAATTTGCTGTCACGAAAACCGATCAAGGTAATTCAGCATTGGATTTACTGATCACTCAGAAATGGGAAGAGGCACAAAAAAATGGAGTGTTCAAGTACGTTTTGAATATAAGGCAACAAAAAAGGCTGGATGGGAATTATGGCTTTTTAGCACAGGTGATTTTCTTCtcaattatacataaatagaTTATATCTTCCATCACTCGGTaaattgatcaattaattTGATTCAGTTGAATACGGAGAGAGGGGAAAAGAGGCGAAAGCCTGAAGACATCTCGTCAATGGCGCAACCCTTTGACCCCAACTTGTTCAACTTTACAAAGATACCAAATCGAGAGATCCTCTTTGATATTGGTAATGGAGATGGAAATGACGTGGTAGCTGCAAACATCAGCCCCATTGAAAATTGCCACAGTCTATTATTTACAGAACGATTCAAATGCCTACCACAAAAGGTCACAGTGTATAGTCTTAAAAGAGCTGTCGATCTGTTACTCCTGAGTAACTCACCGTAAATATGATACTGTATCATATGATCCaatcttttttattctaaATACAGATTTCAATCTTaacacaattattttatttgacaCGAGTTAGAATTGCATATTttaactgaaaatattttattttcgtgttTAGATATCTGAGAATGATGTTCAACAGCTTATGTGCTCATGCATCTGTTAATCATTTACATTGGCATTTGTGCTATTTGAAATATCACATGCCTCTTGAATGTATagtgagtaaatttttcatgctCATTAGAACTCACAAACATTATTTTAAGAGcaaattcatgaaaaatatttctccaTTTCAGAAGCTTAGTCATCTTCGAGGTCCAGTGTTTGTGTTACTAGAATTCCCGGCTAAaggattttgtttaaaattatccTCATTTCTGAATCTTAATACTGATAATTTAGTTTCTTGGACATActttattgtaaattatctccaaacatcaaatattgctcacaatatttatataacaagAGCTAAAACCAAAGCCGAGAGTGATATCTACGATGACATACGGGTTTACATTTGGGCAAGAAAATCCAGTTCTGGTATCAAATGCACTTTGGACTTTATTCCAGCTGTATGCGAGCTCTTTGGTCACTTATCAATCAAAAGTAATGAAActaatatcattttttaatgattaGCGATCATTGATGTATTCGCTGgcataagagaaaaaaatatcttgcaTTTATTCTATCATACACTTCTTCTTTTCAGGTGAACAAGGATATGAAGATTTAACCGAGGATGCAGTGGCCCAAATTTTGGATGATATCACCTCACATTGCTTCTTTGCAGCCAGGGATGATATATTAGGAATGAATTTAGATGAAAAAGGATTAACAATGGATTACTGTTGAACAGTCATTCCtcagaaaattcaaattaacaaTCACATTTCTTGTAATTTAATAAAGTGATTTCGATTATTGTATGATATTTAAATCAGGCTACCTTAATGGTTTTTggtttagaaatttttttcgctacCAAGTAAACTAGAATAACCATataaaagaaatagaaattataaaaataccCATTGATAATAACATAAATCAAGTCTTCTCATGAGCCATAATAAAGAATGATCATACAGAGACTAGGTTCGAATAGATCAATTATATGTAAAGTTTAGTGGATAGTCCAGTATAGCAAGATGATACTGATAAagataataatagtaatagaaATATAAATGGAAATAGAAATGATAAACATTACCggtattgcaaaaataaattctattcgTGAGTGGTGATAATTAGTAATTTCTTAGAGCCACTGCAGATTTTGTTTAAGAGCCACTACAGCCATTTTCCATGTAAATCTGTTGAAAAgtgttttcaaaattagttGTGCCTTCAAAAGACATTATTTCGCATAGTTTTGCAATGACAAGTATAATGAACACGCTACGTCCGCGTAGtactaaatttttatacataaatacgcAGAATTTCATATGTAATAGTAGTATAATAACCATTAATATAGCACAGcatttttaacagttttaTGGTATGCAATGTTTTGGACAGTATGCAGTGAGAGGAACCATAACGTGACATAAAAACCGATGGTTTTTcactgattaaaaaaaaaagaattaagcAGTAAAACAGTACAAAGTTAACGGTactaatagaaaaaaatacaagttcAAAAAGCTGAAATTGgactgaggaaaatttttcattgattttgtATGATTCCTATTGTTCCACATCTAGATttgttttgataattaatttgttATTATCTGTTATCCAGATTCCCATTTATATCGTAAGATtccaaattttccaatttctgttGGTATGGTAACGGCTGCTTGTTTAGTCAATGGACCGAACACGAACGAAGAGTAGCAATTTTCACGCTATTTTCGTGGGATTTTTATGCACTACGATTTGAGATTTATTTTCGCAATTACTTTTTATCTAAGAGGTCGGCTTCTGCTTACACACAATTCCAGGATAGTATAACTCGGAATGCATATTGAAACTTAACTTGGTAAACAGGAACCTATTTGATTAAGTTACAATGGCTGACACAGATGATGACATAGAAAAAGCAGAAAACCTGCCCCAAGATCCTCCACAACCAGTGGTTGATCGGGAAGAAATTGAGCATCAAAGAATCGTCAGCAAAGAAAGACTCACAATGGACAACACGAAGAATGTCACAGAGCATGCAGAACATATAATTCCTGTTCCAGAAACTGTTACACCTGAAGTCGAAACACCAGGGTTAAAAAATCCAGGTATAATTGAGGAAATTTTGTATTGATTCACCGCAGAACTGCTGTACGAGAACTTTGCTAATCTATGTTACTTGTAtgaattttacattatttgaTTAGCACATTTAAATGTGGAAGAAATACTGTTTGTTCCGTCTTCTGCGAGCACCAACGTCGAACAGCAGGAGTCTTTCACTGGTTTTCAGTCCATGGAATATGAGTACGAATATGATTGGCACGAGGGTGCAGGATATCTCGTTGAAAGTGGCAAAGACTATGCAGGCCCTCGTATTACTTCCTACAACAGTGACGATTATATTTCAGGTCCAACCCATGTTAAAGGCGGGACAGTTCCCATAAATATTTTGGAATTTCAGTATCCTTCccaatatttgaaaagttgtgcaaataatatttaatcaaaAACTGTGCTGCAGTGTTCCTAATAACCAGGAATAAATAGTCATCTAATTGCATTTCATTTTCCGATG is a window encoding:
- the LOC124298652 gene encoding GDP-D-glucose phosphorylase 1-like isoform X2; this encodes MSKLDESRIQIYKYKANDFKFAVTKTDQGNSALDLLITQKWEEAQKNGVFKYVLNIRQQKRLDGNYGFLAQLNTERGEKRRKPEDISSMAQPFDPNLFNFTKIPNREILFDIERFKCLPQKVTVYSLKRAVDLLLLSNSPYLRMMFNSLCAHASVNHLHWHLCYLKYHMPLECIKLSHLRGPVFVLLEFPAKGFCLKLSSFLNLNTDNLVSWTYFIVNYLQTSNIAHNIYITRAKTKAESDIYDDIRVYIWARKSSSGIKCTLDFIPAVCELFGHLSIKSEQGYEDLTEDAVAQILDDITSHCFFAARDDILGMNLDEKGLTMDYC
- the LOC124298652 gene encoding GDP-D-glucose phosphorylase 1-like isoform X1, which codes for MSKLDESRIQIYKYKANDFKFAVTKTDQGNSALDLLITQKWEEAQKNGVFKYVLNIRQQKRLDGNYGFLAQLNTERGEKRRKPEDISSMAQPFDPNLFNFTKIPNREILFDIGNGDGNDVVAANISPIENCHSLLFTERFKCLPQKVTVYSLKRAVDLLLLSNSPYLRMMFNSLCAHASVNHLHWHLCYLKYHMPLECIKLSHLRGPVFVLLEFPAKGFCLKLSSFLNLNTDNLVSWTYFIVNYLQTSNIAHNIYITRAKTKAESDIYDDIRVYIWARKSSSGIKCTLDFIPAVCELFGHLSIKSEQGYEDLTEDAVAQILDDITSHCFFAARDDILGMNLDEKGLTMDYC